Proteins encoded within one genomic window of Episyrphus balteatus chromosome 1, idEpiBalt1.1, whole genome shotgun sequence:
- the LOC129905177 gene encoding DNA topoisomerase 3-alpha isoform X1 has protein sequence MFKICSKFNKIYTKVRFVATQSNKAMKYLNVAEKNDAAKTIAGLLSNGTSRRREGLSVYNKIYEFEIPVRGKNSKMVMTSVSGHLLGMEFLMTYRNWKNCDPLQLFDAAVRRNCIETFLPIKKTLEREIKSCQGLIIWTDCDREGESIGFEIIEVCRAIKPNITVHRAKFSEITTAAVRRALDNLEQPNKFLDDAVNVRSELDLRTGAAITRLQTMRLQRLFPEKMANKLVSYGSCQIPTLGFVVERYKEVEAFISEPFWKIKVTHTIDDLTVDFNWARNRLFDKEACEDYLMLCLADPKAKVENVTTKPKNKWRPIPMDTVEMEKLGSRKLKLSAKETMTIAEKLYTQGIISYPRTETNMFSKEIDLRNLVEQHTTHSMWGEFAARVIEWGCNPRNGNKSDQAHPPIHPTKMVTHLNGNEGRVYELIVRHFLACVSKDATGSETVVNIDIAGEKFNATGLCIYERNYLDVYIYEKWNAKQIHKYEIGQIFDPDEITMQEGATTAPPLLTEADLIALMEKHGIGTDATHADHINTIKERGYIGEADRGSLVPGVIGMGLYEAYDAMELVLAKPVLRAEFEADLKKICLGQKDPKIILQEQIQKYKEAYKVIINKITAMDEKIAQRLNATPLESTTNEASNENENQIKELFACPKCRISPMGLKKKKTSGWYIGCLNFPDCKNAVWLPDELKEISVAEDKCNRCDSKMLKLKLTAAYYRSVFNAPDGWYSTCLRCDSKFRETFNINSDQVKQTGAIVGDAMSANVRRINSSATSTNPINSARDGNTRNINTDTRTNKPKVLQKKTQTKSTSVKAKTVQQTSIRTFVTNSLRSNTTEPEAHVEDTRDFFECDDEFDDILGSADLEEVIQRQPLPTMTPHEAVNEASLLLNDDWGDISWGSSNIKINATNVPVPKRIRVESEEPSPSTSRRYQANYREPVALQPSNSNRYQWGSSSTQTNNSQSDFNKTNSRSAQLPQNVKCTGCQSSAIELTVKKDGPNKGRSFYKCPKQPACNFFQWTDETDISDDTKKTQKKSDNVQHTQLPNEFVLCNCQAPANKLIVRKEGPNQGRWFYGCANRNKLCGFFKWAENECDTQQNESLRECNPSTSTGFSNIRKPSTNTRTESTSNNETKKRKCGMCRQEGHTRSKCPRKAEFEI, from the exons atgtttaaaatatgttcaaagtttaataaaatatacaCTAAAGTTCGTTTTGTAGCAACACAATCCAACAAAgcaatgaaatatttaaatgttgcaGAAAAAAACGATGCCGCCAAAACTATAGCCGGATTGCTTTCAAATGGCACATCAAGGAGG cgGGAGGGACTCTCAGTTTATAACAAAATATATGAGTTTGAAATACCAGTTCGaggcaaaaactcaaaaatggtAATGACATCCGTTTCTGGTCACTTGTTGGGAATGGAATTCCTAATGACGTATAGAAATTGGAAAAATTGTGACCCACTACAGTTATTTGATGCTGCTGTTCGAAGGAATTGTATTGAAACATTCcttccaattaaaaaaacattagagAGAGAAATCAAATCATGTCAAGGACTAATCATCTGGACAGATTGCGACCGAGAAGGTGAAAGTATCGGCTTTGAAATCATTGAAGTTTGCAGAGCTATCAAGCCAAATATAACTGTTCATAGGGCAAAGTTTTCAGAAATTACTACGGCAGCTGTGCGAAGAGCTCTAGACAATTTGGAGCAACCAAACAAATTTCTAGATGACGCTGTCAATGTTCGATCTGAGTTGGACTTACGAACTGGAGCAGCAATAACTCGTTTACAAACTATGAGACTTCAACGTTTGTTTCCTGAAAAAATGGCTAACAAACTTGTTTCATACGGAAGCTGTCAGATCCCTACTCTTGGTTTTGTTGTTGAACGATATAAAGAGGTGGAAGCGTTTATTTCGGAGCCGTTTTGGAAAATTAAAG TTACACATACGATTGATGACCTAACAGTTGATTTTAATTGGGCTAGAAACCGTCTTTTCGATAAAGAGGCTTGTGAAGATTATTTGATGCTTTGCTTAGCCGATCCAAAAGCCAAAGTCGAAAACGTAACCACAAagccaaaaaataaatggaGGCCAATACCTATGGACACTGTCGAAATGGAAAAACTTGGGTCTCGAAAACTCAAATTATCTGCAAAAGAAACAATGACCATAGCAGAGAAGCTATACACCCAGGGTATAATTAGCTACCCTCGAACGGAAACGAATATGTTTTCAAAGGAAATTGATTTGAG aaatttagTAGAGCAACATACAACGCACTCCATGTGGGGTGAATTTGCTGCCAGGGTAATTGAATGGGGCTGTAATCCTAGGAATGGAAACAAATCTGATCAAGCACATCCTCCGATTCATCCTACAAAAATGGTAACAC atttgaaTGGAAATGAAGGCCGTGTTTACGAACTTATTGTGAGACATTTTTTAGCATGTGTTAGCAAAGATGCAACAGGATCGGAAACTGTTGTTAACATCGACATAGCTGGTGAAAAATTTAACGCAACAGGGCTTTGCATTTATGAAAGGAATTATTTAGATGTATACATTTATGAAAAATGGAATGCAAAGCAAATCCATAAATATGAAATAG gtCAAATTTTTGATCCTGATGAAATAACCATGCAAGAAGGAGCAACTACAGCACCACCTTTACTCACAGAGGCAGATTTAATCGCACTTATGGAAAAACATGGTATAGGCACAGATGCAACTCATGCTGATCATATCAACACAATTAAAGAAAGAG GCTATATTGGCGAAGCCGATCGAGGTTCGCTTGTACCAGGTGTTATAGGAATGGGTCTTTATGAAGCTTATGATGCAATGGAGTTAGTACTTGCAAAGCCTGTTCTAAGAGCCGAATTcgaagcagatttgaaaaaaatatgcctTGGCCAGAAAGACCCAAAAATAATACTGCAAGAgcaaattcaaaaatacaaagAAGCATACAAAGTTATAATAAATAAGATTACAGCAATGGATGAAAAAATAGCACAAAG ACTCAATGCAACGCCTCTTGAATCCACTACAAACGAagcatcaaatgaaaatgaaaatcagATTAAAGAACTCTTCGCTTGTCCTAAATGTCGTATCTCTCCAATGGGActcaagaaaaagaaaacatcgGGCTGGTATATAGGatgtttaaattttccagacTGTAAGAATGCAGTTTGGCTGCCTGatgaattaaaagaaatatCTGTAGCAGAAGATAAATGTAACCGTTGTGATTCGAAAATGTTAAAACTGAAATTGACTGCAGCTTACTATCGCAGTGTTTTCAATGCACCCGATGGCTGGTATAGCACATGTTTAAGATGTGATTCTAAATTTCGTGAAACCTTTAACATAAACTCTGATCAGGTGAAGCAAACTGGGGCTATAGTCGGCGACGCAATGTCGGCCAATGTCAGAAGAATAAATTCTTCTGCCACGTCTACAAATCCAATAAACAGTGCTCGAGATGGAAACACTCGGAATATAAATACGGATACTAGAACTAACAAACCAAAggttttgcagaaaaaaactcaaactaaAAGTACTTCAGTTAAAGCAAAGACTGTTCAGCAAACAAGTATACGAACATTTGTAACAAATTCGCTTAGATCAAATACAACGGAACCCGAAGCACATGTAGAAGATACACGCGATTTTTTTGAGTGTGATGATGAATTCGATGATATTCTTGGGAGTGCAGATTTAGAAGAAGTTATACAAAGGCAACCTTTGCCTACGATGACTCCACATGAGGCTGTTAACGAAGCCTCTTTACTTCTTAATGATGACTGGGGAGATATAAGTTGGGGTtcttcaaatataaaaattaatgcgACAAATGTTCCAGTTCCAAAGCGTATTCGAGTTGAGTCAGAAGAACCGTCTCCAAGTACATCAAGAAGGTATCAAGCAAATTATCGTGAACCAGTTGCATTGCAACCGTCAAATTCAAACAGATACCAATGGGGTTCTTCTTCAACACAAACAAATAATAGTCAATCCGACTTTAACAAAACTAATTCACGTTCAGCTCAATTGCCGCAAAATGTAAAATGCACGGGTTGCCAATCATCTGCAATAGa gcttactgttaaaaaagatgGACCTAACAAAGGAAGATCGTTTTATAAATGTCCAAAACAACcagcttgtaatttttttcagtggACTGATGAAACTGACATTTCTGACGACACTAAGAAAACGCAGAAGAAATCGGATAATGTACAACATACACAGTTACcaaatgaatttgttttatgCAATTGTCAAGCTCCTGCAAACAA GTTGATTGTTCGGAAAGAAGGGCCGAATCAAGGACGTTGGTTTTATGGATGTGCTAACCGAAACAAGTTGTGTGGATTTTTCAAATGGGCCGAAAACGAATGTGATACCCAACAAAAcgaat ctttgcgTGAATGCAATCCATCAACGAGCACAGGTTTTTCAAATATAAGAa AGCCAAGCACTAATACCCGTACTGAATCAACTTCGAATAACGAaacgaagaaaagaaaatgtGGAATGTGTCGACAAGAGGGACATACAAGATCAAAATGTCCGCGAAAGGCggaatttgaaatttaa
- the LOC129905177 gene encoding DNA topoisomerase 3-alpha isoform X2 yields MFKICSKFNKIYTKVRFVATQSNKAMKYLNVAEKNDAAKTIAGLLSNGTSRRREGLSVYNKIYEFEIPVRGKNSKMVMTSVSGHLLGMEFLMTYRNWKNCDPLQLFDAAVRRNCIETFLPIKKTLEREIKSCQGLIIWTDCDREGESIGFEIIEVCRAIKPNITVHRAKFSEITTAAVRRALDNLEQPNKFLDDAVNVRSELDLRTGAAITRLQTMRLQRLFPEKMANKLVSYGSCQIPTLGFVVERYKEVEAFISEPFWKIKVTHTIDDLTVDFNWARNRLFDKEACEDYLMLCLADPKAKVENVTTKPKNKWRPIPMDTVEMEKLGSRKLKLSAKETMTIAEKLYTQGIISYPRTETNMFSKEIDLRNLVEQHTTHSMWGEFAARVIEWGCNPRNGNKSDQAHPPIHPTKMVTHLNGNEGRVYELIVRHFLACVSKDATGSETVVNIDIAGEKFNATGLCIYERNYLDVYIYEKWNAKQIHKYEIGQIFDPDEITMQEGATTAPPLLTEADLIALMEKHGIGTDATHADHINTIKERGYIGEADRGSLVPGVIGMGLYEAYDAMELVLAKPVLRAEFEADLKKICLGQKDPKIILQEQIQKYKEAYKVIINKITAMDEKIAQRLNATPLESTTNEASNENENQIKELFACPKCRISPMGLKKKKTSGWYIGCLNFPDCKNAVWLPDELKEISVAEDKCNRCDSKMLKLKLTAAYYRSVFNAPDGWYSTCLRCDSKFRETFNINSDQVKQTGAIVGDAMSANVRRINSSATSTNPINSARDGNTRNINTDTRTNKPKVLQKKTQTKSTSVKAKTVQQTSIRTFVTNSLRSNTTEPEAHVEDTRDFFECDDEFDDILGSADLEEVIQRQPLPTMTPHEAVNEASLLLNDDWGDISWGSSNIKINATNVPVPKRIRVESEEPSPSTSRRYQANYREPVALQPSNSNRYQWGSSSTQTNNSQSDFNKTNSRSAQLPQNVKCTGCQSSAIELTVKKDGPNKGRSFYKCPKQPACNFFQWTDETDISDDTKKTQKKSDNVQHTQLPNEFVLCNCQAPANNFA; encoded by the exons atgtttaaaatatgttcaaagtttaataaaatatacaCTAAAGTTCGTTTTGTAGCAACACAATCCAACAAAgcaatgaaatatttaaatgttgcaGAAAAAAACGATGCCGCCAAAACTATAGCCGGATTGCTTTCAAATGGCACATCAAGGAGG cgGGAGGGACTCTCAGTTTATAACAAAATATATGAGTTTGAAATACCAGTTCGaggcaaaaactcaaaaatggtAATGACATCCGTTTCTGGTCACTTGTTGGGAATGGAATTCCTAATGACGTATAGAAATTGGAAAAATTGTGACCCACTACAGTTATTTGATGCTGCTGTTCGAAGGAATTGTATTGAAACATTCcttccaattaaaaaaacattagagAGAGAAATCAAATCATGTCAAGGACTAATCATCTGGACAGATTGCGACCGAGAAGGTGAAAGTATCGGCTTTGAAATCATTGAAGTTTGCAGAGCTATCAAGCCAAATATAACTGTTCATAGGGCAAAGTTTTCAGAAATTACTACGGCAGCTGTGCGAAGAGCTCTAGACAATTTGGAGCAACCAAACAAATTTCTAGATGACGCTGTCAATGTTCGATCTGAGTTGGACTTACGAACTGGAGCAGCAATAACTCGTTTACAAACTATGAGACTTCAACGTTTGTTTCCTGAAAAAATGGCTAACAAACTTGTTTCATACGGAAGCTGTCAGATCCCTACTCTTGGTTTTGTTGTTGAACGATATAAAGAGGTGGAAGCGTTTATTTCGGAGCCGTTTTGGAAAATTAAAG TTACACATACGATTGATGACCTAACAGTTGATTTTAATTGGGCTAGAAACCGTCTTTTCGATAAAGAGGCTTGTGAAGATTATTTGATGCTTTGCTTAGCCGATCCAAAAGCCAAAGTCGAAAACGTAACCACAAagccaaaaaataaatggaGGCCAATACCTATGGACACTGTCGAAATGGAAAAACTTGGGTCTCGAAAACTCAAATTATCTGCAAAAGAAACAATGACCATAGCAGAGAAGCTATACACCCAGGGTATAATTAGCTACCCTCGAACGGAAACGAATATGTTTTCAAAGGAAATTGATTTGAG aaatttagTAGAGCAACATACAACGCACTCCATGTGGGGTGAATTTGCTGCCAGGGTAATTGAATGGGGCTGTAATCCTAGGAATGGAAACAAATCTGATCAAGCACATCCTCCGATTCATCCTACAAAAATGGTAACAC atttgaaTGGAAATGAAGGCCGTGTTTACGAACTTATTGTGAGACATTTTTTAGCATGTGTTAGCAAAGATGCAACAGGATCGGAAACTGTTGTTAACATCGACATAGCTGGTGAAAAATTTAACGCAACAGGGCTTTGCATTTATGAAAGGAATTATTTAGATGTATACATTTATGAAAAATGGAATGCAAAGCAAATCCATAAATATGAAATAG gtCAAATTTTTGATCCTGATGAAATAACCATGCAAGAAGGAGCAACTACAGCACCACCTTTACTCACAGAGGCAGATTTAATCGCACTTATGGAAAAACATGGTATAGGCACAGATGCAACTCATGCTGATCATATCAACACAATTAAAGAAAGAG GCTATATTGGCGAAGCCGATCGAGGTTCGCTTGTACCAGGTGTTATAGGAATGGGTCTTTATGAAGCTTATGATGCAATGGAGTTAGTACTTGCAAAGCCTGTTCTAAGAGCCGAATTcgaagcagatttgaaaaaaatatgcctTGGCCAGAAAGACCCAAAAATAATACTGCAAGAgcaaattcaaaaatacaaagAAGCATACAAAGTTATAATAAATAAGATTACAGCAATGGATGAAAAAATAGCACAAAG ACTCAATGCAACGCCTCTTGAATCCACTACAAACGAagcatcaaatgaaaatgaaaatcagATTAAAGAACTCTTCGCTTGTCCTAAATGTCGTATCTCTCCAATGGGActcaagaaaaagaaaacatcgGGCTGGTATATAGGatgtttaaattttccagacTGTAAGAATGCAGTTTGGCTGCCTGatgaattaaaagaaatatCTGTAGCAGAAGATAAATGTAACCGTTGTGATTCGAAAATGTTAAAACTGAAATTGACTGCAGCTTACTATCGCAGTGTTTTCAATGCACCCGATGGCTGGTATAGCACATGTTTAAGATGTGATTCTAAATTTCGTGAAACCTTTAACATAAACTCTGATCAGGTGAAGCAAACTGGGGCTATAGTCGGCGACGCAATGTCGGCCAATGTCAGAAGAATAAATTCTTCTGCCACGTCTACAAATCCAATAAACAGTGCTCGAGATGGAAACACTCGGAATATAAATACGGATACTAGAACTAACAAACCAAAggttttgcagaaaaaaactcaaactaaAAGTACTTCAGTTAAAGCAAAGACTGTTCAGCAAACAAGTATACGAACATTTGTAACAAATTCGCTTAGATCAAATACAACGGAACCCGAAGCACATGTAGAAGATACACGCGATTTTTTTGAGTGTGATGATGAATTCGATGATATTCTTGGGAGTGCAGATTTAGAAGAAGTTATACAAAGGCAACCTTTGCCTACGATGACTCCACATGAGGCTGTTAACGAAGCCTCTTTACTTCTTAATGATGACTGGGGAGATATAAGTTGGGGTtcttcaaatataaaaattaatgcgACAAATGTTCCAGTTCCAAAGCGTATTCGAGTTGAGTCAGAAGAACCGTCTCCAAGTACATCAAGAAGGTATCAAGCAAATTATCGTGAACCAGTTGCATTGCAACCGTCAAATTCAAACAGATACCAATGGGGTTCTTCTTCAACACAAACAAATAATAGTCAATCCGACTTTAACAAAACTAATTCACGTTCAGCTCAATTGCCGCAAAATGTAAAATGCACGGGTTGCCAATCATCTGCAATAGa gcttactgttaaaaaagatgGACCTAACAAAGGAAGATCGTTTTATAAATGTCCAAAACAACcagcttgtaatttttttcagtggACTGATGAAACTGACATTTCTGACGACACTAAGAAAACGCAGAAGAAATCGGATAATGTACAACATACACAGTTACcaaatgaatttgttttatgCAATTGTCAAGCTCCTGCAAACAA ctttgcgTGA